The genomic interval ttatctGATCAAGTTATACACTGATATCGGAAACGCGAGAATAAAACTCACTGATAAATTCATAATACATTTATTCTTAACTATATAATatcgtttttattatattgATTGCATCAGTTGGAGAAAGTGACACGTTACCCCACACAAATATACATtcataaaatatcaaaacaaTAATGAACTATGACATTTGATAATAATGGGTAACAGTCTAGTAGCTACGTACTATTCAATAGGGTCAATCAATTTACAACTTTTTTCGAGTAGCAAGTCACAGTGATTCAAAAACTGGCCAGGGCGATAATTAAtgcataaaaaaatgtaaaatttttttaaaataaagaataaaatgaataaattactacgataataaaataattaaaaacgtCTAAAAATACTAAAATAAGTGGCCATTTCTCAAGTCTTACTGCTGTGACAAGCTACCAAGGTTATTTATATCGGAATTGAAATCTGGTTCCATGAACAAAGACGATTCCAGCTACGATATAACGATCTGTCGATCATTTAATACAGCTCTAGAAAGGATCTTCAGTTTATTTTGTCCCTAACTGGATTTTGTCAGCTCCTCAAGAGACAGATCAAGAGCTTGATGCTCCGTTTGATCCATAAGTTCTCATTTCTTCTTGCGATCTTGTGTGCACTTGGGACAATACCATTTTCCCTTAGGTTTTGTTGTCAGACCAACACAGGCAAAATGGAACCATTCAATTGGACACTGGAATATTGATAATAGCATTGATTGTTGAAAGAGTTTGGTGGATGAcacgaaataattaaaaaacgtTCTTACATCTGGATTATCACAGCCAATCATTTCACCGTAAGATACTTGATGGCATAGACAGTATGTTGGCTCATTTGGATCAACAGGCATGTCGAGAACATCAGCTGGATGCCCCAACGTACTAGCATCTGCCTGAGCTCCGCTACCAACTGCACCCGATGCAGTTGTTGAAGTAACTGATCCACCTGAGCAATTTATCTCTTGCATTTACTAGTCGCTGCAGTATATTTCAAGCTAAGTAAACGGAAATACAAAACTGGATATCGTACctttcttctgcttctttctGGCAACCTTAGATTCATCTTCACTGCTGGCACCAGCGCTCCCcttcttccgtttttccttctccttaagctttttccttccttttttactAACTGTACTCTCCTCCTGTACTCGATTTGTATTGAGTGCCTTATCTTGAATTTCTGCTTCAAACCTTGCTAAGTCAGAATCTAGCCTTCTGATATGTTTATCTACGAGTTCATAGGTTTGTATCGCCAGTTGGACCTTATCATCCCCATACTCTTTTGCTTTGTTAAAAAGACTTTGGATATGGTTCaattgatccttttttttgtctgttgATAAGGTTTTGACATTTTTCAGATATTCATCGGCTAGTTTGTCAATGTCTGTCATCAACCCTTGCGCTCTAGAATCCAAATCACGCATCAGCGTGAAATTTCTTTGGAGTTCAATTGGTAAATTGTCTAAACCTGAAAGGCAAATGACAATGGATAATTATTGATTACACCAGGTACTTCAAATTATTGCCCAACCAACAAAGACAACAAAGACAACAATGTCTCTGGGTCCAGTTAGTTCATGTCAGTTTACGTAATGTCAATCCATGAAAGGCAAGTGAGTGAAGATGTATAGTGATTCATGGGGATGAAGTTAGCTGACATGAATCAACAATGGTATAATCTGGGAATCAGACCCGATGATTTAAAGATTGATTGTCTTTTCCGATACGAGCAGTAACAGAGACAGTTAAAGGTTCCAGGTGTGCTATTTGTAAATATCTTGTTTGACTTACTGTCTAAATAATGCTCCAAATACAATGCCGACGTCATTTCTCAAAAGGTACACACCGCAGCCGGAGCTCCGGTTTGTTTCGATTAATTCTCTCAAACCACTTAATCAAAATACTCTGACGTTAGCCAATATACCGCAGGCTCTGGCATTCGGAATACAAAACTGTTAAAAGGGTAAAAATCTTGAGAACTCCAGCCTCATCAATTACCGTCACTATTTGCTATTTGGATCAAAACCTTCAACTTCACAGCGACCCTTAAATAAAACTGCGGGTGAAAGCCATCGGTAGTTCACCCGTCACTTGATTCTCTACCGTTCGTCAACGCTGAGAGTGGGAGGAAGTAAAGACGGTACTATAAATGCTATAATCGACTGTCGACAGCGTCTAACTACAATACACGTCGATAAAAAAGGGTAGAATTTACAACTCGACCACGTAATTTACATTCTTCGTCAGATCACCgcacataaaaaaaaaccacacgcATATCATGTAGGCCAAATACGATGGGTCTTTTCATTTTAGTAATTCAAATTTACATGAAATAACAAACTTTCCCAGTTCGAGAATTGCTTATGAAATCTAACATGATCTGAAGGCAGCTGAAGGtcgacatacatatatatactctgACGCAAATCCCATCTCTTTGCTCTGACGTATATTCATACTGTTACTTTATGAATGTATTTACATAGACACCATAATTTGTGTGTGTGATAAGCTTATGGGGCAAGTGTGTACGACGCGCAATTCAAGCAGATGATGTGTCAGTGCGCTGAAAGTCGTGGGACGAAGACACGACCAGTGACGACGAGATAATTGGATACGTGTAACTGAAGATTTTAATCTGGCAGTGGCAGGTGGTTTGAAGAGGGTGGGACCAAAAGGATAAATATTCGGTAACTTTTTCTTACGATGTGCCTGTAGTTGAATCGAAATAACCACCAAAGTTCGAGGTGTACACATTCACGCGATATCAAGAGGAGCCTGCCTCGGATTCTTTGCTCATTTCGCTTTCACGTCTCATAATTGTGACATTATTAAACaaattgacagaaaaaaaactagagaaaattttcattacggaTCTGAACTATATCATTGACATCTCATTGATGATGTAGCTGTATGAAATTTCTCTTTGCCTCTAGTTTATGTATGACTGGCCGTTATCTCCATTGACATTTACATTACAgataaacaaaacaaaataatgacCATTATCAAATTGACATTGCAACAAAGAATAAGTTTCTATCAGCGGTAAGATCTGAGATCAAAACAGCAAAAAGAAGTCTAATTGGTGTCAGAGATTATTGGAGCAACAGGGGGAGCTCCGATTTGCACTCACCATCCTGGTTTTCCCGTTTTGAATTCCATACCTCTTGCACCACAACCAAATTTACCAGGTAAACGTCAATAGTAAATAATTCTGCCAACAGTTGTTAATCACATGCAATGTAATACTCAATGCTAGAGATCAGTCGTATCTTAGAAAAGGTAGCATATTACAGGTGGCTATTCTCTATTTCAGTTCAAAATGGTAAAGCTGTATGCTTTGACTATCCTCTACAAGGG from Athalia rosae chromosome 1, iyAthRosa1.1, whole genome shotgun sequence carries:
- the LOC105687141 gene encoding inhibitor of growth protein 4, whose protein sequence is MTSALYLEHYLDSLDNLPIELQRNFTLMRDLDSRAQGLMTDIDKLADEYLKNVKTLSTDKKKDQLNHIQSLFNKAKEYGDDKVQLAIQTYELVDKHIRRLDSDLARFEAEIQDKALNTNRVQEESTVSKKGRKKLKEKEKRKKGSAGASSEDESKVARKKQKKGGSVTSTTASGAVGSGAQADASTLGHPADVLDMPVDPNEPTYCLCHQVSYGEMIGCDNPDCPIEWFHFACVGLTTKPKGKWYCPKCTQDRKKK